The sequence ttgacttCTTATAATCGATCTCACATTGAAATTCATCATAGTccagaaaaataataaattttgatatataaacaaaataatttttcgtgAATCGGATCAAGCATCATAAAACGGGTTTTGTCTATGCTACCCCATTCGATCACTGTTCGAATGGGGATCCAACGGCTCATATTTACTGCACTTAAAATGTTCACATGAACTTTTCAAGTGCAAAAAAATATGAGCCGTCATATGCAGCACATGGACAATGCCCATGTACTAACCTACACTTTCTCCATAAAACGATATCATAGATAGTGATCTTAAATTCATGTTGTGATCACAAAAAAGAACTATGATTAGCTATAATGACATGATAAACATGCATTTATTATAATGTAGTATAACTTAATACCCCAAAAATTAACTTAGGACAAAAATGTTTGTTTATACACATTTAAAAATGCGAAATCATATTACACTATTAATCAACAACTACCCAACCAACAATCATGGTTTCTTCACCAAGAAATCAAAACCCACATTTACTAGCGTTCACACGCGCTTCCATGGAATATTTGAGCTGTGTAGTATGAACATTTCCGGGGACCAAAGATTATACTACTGGAAAATAGGAGCGAAAGATGAATACAAAGAATTTGAATTGGCGAAGTTCACAAGCGGCCAAATGCTGGTTAAAGTCAATATAGTCCAGTAGTTGTCGAAGagtctgccactttcttttcATACTGTGTAGATTCGCGCTGCTTTTTTGTCTAAAGAAAGAAAGAGAGATATACAatacaatatataataataatacagaGACAAAGATTGCAACAGTAGTCTACGGAAAAAGAATGGGAGTACTTTAGGCCTATCATTCCGTTGATTCCGCGCATATTCTTGCTTGGATTGTGAAGCCCATTTGAGTTGAAACGCTTCCGCGATTGCCGCATATAAAGAGGGTTGGGCTAGAGAGAGGGAGAGAGTCGTGGAAAGTGGAAAggttttcgtttttttttgggttttgttTTGTTCTTGACTGTTGTGTATAAATATGCCTAATTTTTCAATGGCATTGAGAATTTAGCATCGCTTTCTCGAAGCTGAGCTTGACCCAGGTCAAGATTTAGTATATTCAGATCTGGGTGGGCGTTAGTTTTCCGTTTTTGTAGCTATGGTGGTGGTGTGTTGGTGACGCGTGGTTTGCACGTGCTGATGGGTTGCGTAACGTCGAAACAGACGGTTTCCGTGACTCCGGCGATACTGGATCACTCGGGGGGGTTATATGGGGGGTCGGGTCGTAGCCGAGTGGGGAGTAGCGGCGGAGGCGGCGGTTTGGTGGCAGAGCTGGACATGAACTTGAAGAAGGTGAAGAAAAGAGGAGCAGGTGAGTCGGGGAGCGAGTTGAGCGAGTCTGGTCGGACGAGTGAGTCTGTGAGTTTTCGGCTTGGGAATTTGCAAAAGTATGTGGAGGGTGAGCAGGTGGCGGCTGGCTGGCCGGCTTGGCTCAGTGCGGTTGCGGGTGAAGCCATTCAGGGTTGGGTTCCACTGAAATCTGATTCTTACGAGAAACTTGAAAAGGTTTGTTTGATTGTTTCGGTTCTGAGTCGGATTACATGTTTGATTGTAAGATAAAATGGGATCGTGTAGTTCATTGTGTCTTTGTCATTCAAGTTATTCATAGTAGTAGTTGTAACTTGGAAGTGTTTGTCTCGTGTCTTAGTATTTCATTGGGAAAACTGATGATCATATATAACAAGTGCCTTCTAGTTGTGATGGAAATGTGGAAGAATTAGTTGCAGAATGGAGAGTTTGAAACACCCGATCACTCTCGGGGACGCCGAAATATGGTTCTTTTTTGTGTTTTCAATCCTTTGAATAGCGTTGTCCGTGGTAAGCTTGGAACTGAGGGTTTAACTGAGCTAAGATTTATGATTAGGGGGTGGAGATATAACTACTATGTCTAGATGCATTAACTGGGTCTTTGCCTCCTGTAGCAAAAGTTTGAGCAAAATATCGGTTCTTAATCCTGTGAGAACTTGTGGTTTGTGATCAATAAAATGACGTTGCACTTTATAAGCCCTTAAATCTTATAATGTCTTCAATCTTGTCCTTGCAATTGAAAAGATCAGGCGGCGTGAAGAAAGCATAAACTCTACTTTTTCTATAAAAAGCTTGATTTTTATGGAAAGAAAGTTACTAGCTTAAATCATCAAGATTTTCTCCCTTTATGCTGCAAGTTCAACTGTTATGTGATTCTTTCCTGAACCAATATTTCAGGTGCTAAATCTTCTCATGACGTTGCCACTATGATGGCAAGAATAGTTTCTGTTTTCGGAACAGCATCTTACCTGCAGTCTGTATTCTATAAGATAGAATCCATTCACATTGTTCAGCGgcattcttatttttttttgttagccATTCAACTAACAAAAAATCTcaacttttcttttcttaacAGATTGGTCAGGGTACATACAGCACTGTTTTTCGAGCACGTGAATTAGAAACAGGGAAGATAGTTGCCTTAAAGAAGGTGCGGTTTGACAATTTTGAGCCTGAAAGTGTTCGTTTCATGGCTCGTGAAATAACAATTCTTCGTCGGCTAGACCATCCAAACATTATAAAGTTGGAAGGATTAATCACATCTCGTTcgtcatgcaacatatatctCGTGTTCGAGTATATGGAACATGATATTTCTGGACTCTTATCTTGCCCAGACATCGCATTCACCGAAGAACAGGTTCTAATTATTCTGCTCTAGATAGACAGTGTTACGAGTTTTACTGCACTGGCCTTCTAGACCTCTTTAAACATGAGCTATGAAAAAGAAATGACATTAATCAGTAATATATGCCTTAATCGAACTTTATTCTGTCATATTTTGTAGGTTAAATGTTACATGAAGCAGTTGTTATTGGGACTCGAGCATTGCCATTCTCAGGGTGTAATGCATCGAGACATAAAAGGTGCAAATCTCTTGGTAGATAACAATGGAATCCTGAAGGTAGGTGATTTTGGATTGGCAAATTACTGTACTTATGGGCAGAGGCAACCTCTGACTAGTCGAGTGGTCACATTGTGGTACCGCCCTCCTGAACTTTTGTTGGGGTCTACTGAATATGGGACTTCTGTGGATCTTTGGAGTGTTGGCTGCTTACTCGCTGAACTTCTCATCGGGAAGCCTATTCTTCAAGGGAGGACTGAGGTAATCAATGGAGCCATAGTTTTCTTGTTCCGTATTGAGCGATATTTTTTTGAGAGACAAATATTAATTAACTATTTGTATGACATACAAAAGTAACATCTACCATTTGTCAAAACTAATATTGTTGTCATTTGTCAAAACTAATATTGttgttaaaattaaatttacgtGGTATTCAATGCGGATTTAGGGCGAGTCTGTTAACGACTCTCATTGAGAGTAGAATTGGTCTGATTCCCCTAGCCAAATTCGCAGCATGGATGTGCTAAACCATGTGgcataattatgaaatttttatgtGTCTTTCTTTACAGGTTGAACAGttgcacaaaattttcaaactttGTGGATCCCCGCCTGAAGATTACTggaaaaaatcaaaacttcCTCATGCAACGTTATTCAAACCACAGCATCCTTACGATACCTCTCTTTGGCAAACCTTTAAAGATCTACCTGAAGCTGCTGTTACTCTAATAGAAACTCTCTTGTCTGTGGAACCGCACAAGCGGGGAACGGCTGCTTCAGCCCTCACGTCGGAGGTATTCTTGTTGGACCCTTGATAGCCACATGCAAATTTCTGGATTTCCGTACACTATTGTTTTTAATACTTTGCATTTCTCTGATGTGAAACTGATAGGGTTTCAccaaaagaaacaaaaagaagagaaactgaTAGGGCATTTGCTGTTTCAAATTGTGCTTGGGTTTAAGTTTCATGTCAAGTAGAATGACTCTAATCCTTTGCTTGTTGTTCACAATGATTAGTATTTCAAGACAAAGCCATATGCTTGTGATCCGTCAAACTTACCAAAGTATCCTCCCAGTAAAGAGATTGACATTAAAATTCGTGAAGAGGCCAGCCGGTAATTTCTCTTACATCCAATGGTATTGAAAATGATTGTTCCTTAAAGTCAAACTATAAAAGATTTGCTCCTTGTATTCAGGAAAAGGTCTGATGTACGATCTCGTGGTGGACCTGAAACAACGAGGAAGCCAACTAGGAGACCCAACGGAATGAACAAACTTGCACCAGAAGAGGTCACTCTCTCTCCCCTTTAAACTTGTACAAATATCTATAATACACACAGTTCTAATATATCCCCATACTCGTGTCCTATTTTGTTAGATGCTTTCTAGATATGGATACTCGATATGTATAAACAGGACACTTTTATAGGTTTACATAGAAGTATTACTCGAGAAATGGAATGTGAATATCCTATTTGCTACAGCTAATGAATTTATTTTGATCGCTCCTGATACAACCAGTTGTGGCATTTTGACTATACCAAGTACCATAAGaactattttttaatttttagataGTTATTgatcaaatttaatatatttatataattatatacgTGTATGTGTATATGTACACGTAAAACAGCTATATCCTTGTCGTATtctcatttttaaaaattttgggatcTGTATGGTGTCGTATCTGTGTCCTCGTATCTGCATCTGTGGAATAGAGAACTATAGACGCATAAATTTTTATCATCCTTTAAATTTCATTGTCGTGCACAGAATCTCCCTCCTCAAAAGCATGCTGAACTGAAGTTGAATGGAGATGGCATAAACAATAACAAAGGAGATGGATTCTTAGTTTGGGAGCCACCTAAGCCATCAATTATGGGGAGCAAAGAAGTGTCCCACGTAAAAAAACCATCTCAAGGCGATGATACTTGTCCCGGCCCTTTACAAGTTTCAGGATCTAGTGGTTTTGCCTGGGCAAAAGGGAGAATGAACAATTCATCATTAAGATCACGAAGTAGGTCTAGCTCTAGAAGCCTAATTCTTGAATCTTCTGGTGCCTTGCATTTGAAGAATAGCTTTGATTCAATAGGAGAGAACAATTGCGAGGTAGTGAATGGTGATCGGAAGTTTTCTGATACAAAACGTCACGACTCATGTGAAAGCATCAAGCCCCAAATGCTCAAACAATGGAGCCAATTAGAACGTCCAGATTCATTTGATACCTCAGATGAGTACCACTCTCAGGAATTGACCAAGGCACTTTATCATAAGGAGGAGGCTGCTGCCAGAAGACTCTATTCGGTAACTCTAAAACTTCTTTCTGTAGTACATTTCAAGTATATATTATCACCATCATCATTTTTTCTTCTCTTGAAAATGTGATACTATTACCACTCTTATGGAGTACAACCTTTATGAAGATTAAATAATACATGTTCAGAgttctatcattcaattaccaAAAGAGTTCAGTATAAGACAATTTTTTTATCCTCTTTATAGTTAGAAAAAAACGCCTACTCATACCCGATTAAACTTCTAGCTATCGAAGGTTGATTCTCTGTgtgaattatttttatttggttGTGACATAATGGGCATCAGAAAACTGAAACTTCTTGTCTCGAAAAATGGTCGAAGCTTTTACGTgtaatcagaaaaaaaaaatactgtcTTTCTGGTTTATGCCGTTTTCTCTTTCATAAATATCTTccattttatctgctcttgctATTTTAAGTGGGACATGAAACAGGTGTATCAAGAACAGGGGGAGAAGGTTGAATTTTCGGGACCCTTGCTAACTCAATCACAAAGAATCGATGAACTCTTGGAAAAGCACGAACGTCAAATCCGCCAGGCAGTTCGAAGATCATGGTTCCAGAGAGGTAGGACAATCCATCTTGGAAGTGAATTAGATTCCAAAATCGTTAATTTTATCCGCTAGACGTGCAGCGAGATAAGTTTCTACAAGGCAGAAGGCCCCAATAGACCCTTTTTTCTTCCACTGCTTCACTAGGATGTTCACAAATCACATATCCCATCCCTTTAGAATGAACGTATTCGTTAAAGACTTTTCATAACAAATTCTTGTTTCCTAAATGCAGTTAAGCGAAACGGAAAGCAACTGCCTGTGTACTAGTTTGTAGCTGTCCATGGAAGCGAATAGCTGATCTAATCATGATAACCAATCCGGGCATGGTCGTTCAACGAAAAGCTTCTTTGTTGCAGAAGGATTGAGCTGTATATTGACTAGCAAGCATGACCAACTCGGCTTTGGGAACCACAGCCGAATGCGTTCTCTCAGCTACAACGAtgctgcaaaaaaaaaaaaaaaaagagaccaAAATGGATCCCTCTTATCCGAGCTCATACATCAATCAAGATCTAGGAAGGGAAGATTATGTTTGTTCATTCTATTCTTTTTGATACATATACCTCTTTGaaagttttaatataatattctaTCAAAATAGCAATTTTAATCTCTTCCATTAGATTTCTCAGCTTGATTCTTATTCTTAGTCCCCAAAACAATGTACTAATGCCTATAAATTCAATCTTCTGGTTCATCTCAACGATTTCAAATCCATAATAATAAATCCATGTTATTTGTGTAGATAAATTACTCTGCAatggattaaaaaaatttaacaggATGTTTTGTCatttcaaatctttctttcagaaaagtttattatttttttccgaGTCAAATTCATTATATTAAATTGGTATATAAATTATTGTATTTGCAAATGGAAAAAAATTGTTGAGATTGAAATTATTTGCCCattgataaaaaataaaaaaatcctcAGCACATTTGAAACATTTCGGACCAAAAATGATTGATAATAActtataaatgttttttttttaaaaaattaatatataaatcaacGAAAATTTTTCATTTATTATTGCGAGATTTGTAGTTTAGTACTCATCAGACTAGGTGTATTTCAATAGATTAATTTTCCCCATGAAATCTATTTTTTTTGGGaatcttaaataataaataaatgaatttCACAGGTAAAAATGCCATTTTCTTTAAatatattgaatttaaatttcGTGAAATTGGATGTACTAAgcaatttataattaaaagaataaaatctcaaaaccatacGAAAAAACTACCGAAATAATTTTGCACAGATAAGTGAATTTCTAATTATAGTTTACCTTGtcggaaaaaaaattgatagtTTACTTTACTaccattaatatataaatatataatatattgttaCATTTTTatggtgtatatatatatatatatatatatatatatatattatcttgtcaCAATTTATATGATTTGTTTCAATAAAAACATCCGACATCCATAATTATCTTCACTAAGAGCAATTATGATTTGGAAATTTACTTTACTaccattaatatataaatatataatatattgttaCATTTTTatggtgtatatatatatatattatcttgtcaCAATTTATATGATTTGTTTCAATAAAAACATCCGACATCCATAATTATCTTCACTAAGAGCAATTatgatttggaaattttgacTTGAATAATTATAAACCAGCAAAGACTCGATTTtacaatttgttttttttaaaaaattgcaaTGAATTtatatcattaaatattaaattttttttatgacgtgAGAAAAAAGCTACAACAAATACAAGAGGCTAAttcttaaatatattatttttttgatatttaCTCCGCAatacatttttttattaatctttgaaattattaaatattaaatttgacgATTCATAAAAACTCATATAAAATCATctcataatttaattttatgaaataaatacCAAtccgattttaaaaaaaactatcattttttcattatatatacatacatagatCACAATACCGTGGTATGAATTCGTCGACCAAATAATACACCAAATTATAAATGTCTAATCTTTGACAACCGTGTTTTGAGTCACAGCCCCGTGACATTATcaaacaaaattaattaattattaattaatgagTAAAAAAAAGACAACTGAAAGAGTGAAAAAACAAATCCGGGTCCCTttagtccgggtcgggtctgtctCTGTCATTTCCCCCTGCGATCCAATTTCCCCCCTTTTGCCTTTGCAAATGGCGAAAAGATCACATTATTTCATCATATATTTAACCAAAAAACTTGTATCTAAATCGTTTGTCTGAACattattttcattaatttcccaatcacaatccgaatttaattGCCCCGTCGCATTTCTTCCCCAACCCCGAACCCTAAGAATTCAATATCCATTAATTTTTACTACTGACACTGCTTGAGGTTTCCCTTTCTTGGATTTATTCCACCAGTTTTTGAATGGATTTTTCAGTTGGATTCTGGTGATTTACTGTTGGATTGCTTCAAGGTCAAAACCCCTCAGCTGGAATTGTGAAATTCGATGTGGGTTTGTTTGattcttgaattcttgattgCATTGTGGCAGTGATTAGCGGGTTGTGGAGATCTGGGGGTCAGCTGGGTCGACTTGGAGGGGAATATTTGGGAAATAGGACTGGAAAGAAAGGGGTTTTGGATCCGATCGGGGGCAAAACAGCGCCATTAGATGGCGCTGTTCAGACGATTCTTCTACAGGAAGCCGCCTGATCGGCTTCTTGAGATTTCTGAAAGGGTATATGGTATGTTGTGGCCACTTTTCTTATTGCTGTTTTGTGGGTTTTTAGCTCAACAATGTTTGAATCAAGGGCTCCGAAATGGAGTTAGGGGCCAGTTTTGGGGGTTGATTACTTCAAGAGTTGAATTTCTTGCTCTTTGGCTGTTTAACTTGGTTAGGCACTTAAACACTATTTTACTAAAAGTTGAAGCTTTTAACTCTGGTTATCCTCAAATTAAGTGTGAAAATTCTATGTTGTAGTTTGTTTTGAAAGTATACAGAGCTGCTGAGTGTTGATGTTTCAGAGTTTGGTATTTTAATTCAGCTTGAGTTTATATTCAGCAaagcaaaattttaaatttgtcgAACTTTAAGATTTCAGGTGGGTGAAAAGGGTTTCAGATCATTAGGCTGTGGCATCATTTTACTTCTTTGCTCGAAAACCTTTATCAGCTTGCTGCTTTGGTTTTTGTTAAAGGCGGTgttaaattttatgattttaatgaAAGCAATTTTGTTTTCCAAGGCATTGGTTACATGTTTTAAAATAAAGTTTTATTTTGTAGTTCCATATCAGTATTCTTTTATAGTTCCtcctattttaaattattttgcagatttaagtaataaataaattatgaaatattttatgtactGCATTTGCTGAAAATCGTCTTTTATGGCTTGTGAGTTTTGCAATGTAACCTGGTTCCATTGGAAACAGCTTTAGGATTCTTACCGAGTCTGTGATTTGTGCGATGTGGTGATGCTATCTGATTTGTTCTCCATGTAGTGTTCGATTGCTGCTTCTCCACTGATGTGCTGGATGAAGATGAATACAGATCATACATGAATGGGATTGTGGCTCAGTTACAAGATCACTACCCGGATGCTGCTTTTAtggtttttaattttaaagaagGGGAACGACGGAGCCAACTATCTGATATATTATCTCAGTATGACATGACAGTCATGGATTACCCTCGGCAATATGAAGGGTGCCCGCTTTTACCGTTGGAAATGATCCACCATTTCTTAAGATCCAGTGAGAGCTGGTTATCCCTCGAGGGCCAACAAAATGTTCTTTTGATGCATTGTGAAAGGGGAGGATGGCCTGTCCTTGCATTTATGCTGGCTGGTCTTCTTCTATACAGGAAGCAGTACACCGGGGAGCAGAAGACTTTAGAAATGGTGTACAAGCAGGCACCAAGGGAACTTCTTCATCTTTTGTCTCCTTTGAATCCACAGCCGTCTCAACTTAGATATCTTCAGTACATTTCAAGGAGAAATTTTGGGTCAGATTGGCCTCCTTCAGATACGCCTCTGGCTTTGGACTGTATTATATTTAGAAACCTTCCTCTATATGATGGTGGGAGAGGATGCCGGCCTGTAGTTCGTGTATATGGTCAGGATCCTTCATTGAAAGAATCCACTAGAAGTTCAAAACTTTTGTTTTCATCTTCTAAGTTGAAAAAGTATATTCGTCTGTATAGTCAGGTAAGCGACAATCCAtctatttaattttgaataggTTAAGctgtaaaaaaaaagaaaatttatgAGGTGTTCTTATGATATGTGACTGCAGGACGAGTGTGAACTAGTGAAAATTGATATTCATTGCCGTGTTCAAGGAGATGTTGTTCTTGAATGTATACATTTTGACGATGATCTAGTGAGGGAGGAAATAATATTCAGAGTTATGCTGCATACAGCATTTGTCAGGTCAAATGTCGTGATGCTGGCCCGTGATGAAGTTGATGTTCTCTGGGATGCTAAGGACCAGTTTATAAAGGAATTCAGATCAGAGGTAAACTTCTGTGTTGCTTGTGCTATGTCTCTCTGTCTCTGAAGATTCAGAATTTGACCCTTTTCTTTTCTGGATCAGGTGCTCTTTTCAGATGTTGATTCTCTTCCGTTCATTACCACCATTGAAGCAGTAAGTGATGATGGCAATGAAACCGAAGGTGCTTCACCCGAGGAATTTTTTGAGGCAGAAGAGATTTTCAGCAGTGTTATTGATAGTCAGGAAGCCAAGGGGGAGACTGACGACCTTACAGACCAAGCTAGCGCTCAAGTTGATGAAAATCGTAATAAAGAAATCTTGAAGGATGAGTTGGATCATCACGCATTTCAAGATTGTGCAGCAGATGAGGGAATTCACTTACAAGGCATAAAGTTGGACTCAAATGATGAACGCTTACGTAATGGGGGCATCAAAATAGATTCCTTGTCAGGGATATCTGATGTGTCTAGTAACGCCGTAACCATATCTGTAAATGAGCGTATGCATGGGAATTCTGAAGAAGCGAGCAAGGAAAGTCTGGAACCGCGCACCGTAATGGAGAAGATTGAAAATCAAGGTTCACAGCAGAATTCTattgccgatgatgatagtcagAAGTTGGTTgttgccgatgatgatagtcagAAGTTGGTTAAGGGGTTCTCAACAGTCACAAAAAAGCAGCCAGTCACCAATTTAAAACCTTCTTCAGATGCTATTAGTTCCAATAAGAAAACTAAGCAGCAAGAGTCGCTGGGTCCCCTAGCAAGACAAGCAAAGCCAAATGCTGTATCCAGGTGGATACCTTCTAATAAAGGTTCTTACACTAATtcaatgcatgtatattatCCTCCGTCAAGACATAACAGTGCTCCAGCAGCACTATCTCTTGGCAAGGATTCTCCCCCTCATGGGAAATCTAAATCCCCATCTGTTACTCCATCTTCAGAATCTACAGCTATAGCTGACAGGCCAATCGCACCAGGTCATGGGAAGCATTCATCTTGTCCATCATCATTAGATTTGTCACCTGTCCAAGAGGCCTCTTCCACAAGTCTACTGTCATCACCAAAGATAGAGAGTGAGGCCCATGAACTTAGTCCAGCTCCATCATCTCCTCCTCAACCacaaccaccaccaccacctccacctccaccatTTTCATCTGCAAGAGCTGCCATTACTTTTCTTAAAAGTTCACCACCCCCTCCCCCACCTCCTTCCCCGCCATTGCCATATTCCCAGAGTACAGAATTTTCTCAGTTACTCAGTTCTATTCCATCAACGTCCTCATCTTCTGAAAATACAAACTTAAGTACCAATTTGAAGGTGACTTTTCTCCCACCACCTCCTCCTCCACCAGCACCTCCGCTACCTTCCAACTTTTCTAATTTTCAGAACATTAGTCCAATTTTCCCATCCATACCTTCATCTCCACCTCCGCCACCTGCCCGACCTTCCAACCTTTCTAATTTTCAGAATGTTAGTCGAATTTTACCATCTGTAGCTCCATCGACGCCTCGTCCACCTTGGTCATCTGGGAGTAATGTTCTTGCACTTTCACCAAGTTCTCCACCTCCCAACCCacctccgccgccgccgccgccaccaccaccaccaccaccaccaccaccgtTTAATCATGTATCGGTCTCGCAAAAATCTTCCGATATAAAGATgcctccaccaccaccaccaccaccaccaccaccaccaccaccgtTTAATCATGTATCGGTCTCGCAAAAATCTTCCGATATAAAGATTCCTCCACCACCACCTTTGACTTCACTCAGCGCCCAATTTAACCACCAACCGACACCTCCAATTTATGGCGTGCCAAATTTTCCCTTGCATGGagctccacctccacctccaccacgCCCATCTCCACTGATTACCACTGTGCCATCCCCACCTCATGCACAGCCACCACTACGTCCATCATTAGGTGTGctacctccacctccacctccacctccaccgcttGTACGTGCTATGAcccctcctcctcctcctccaccCCCACCACCACCAACACCAACACCAACACCAACACCAACACCAACCCCAACCAATAGAGTCCTAGAACCACTTGTCCCTTGTACTCTTCAGGCCTCAGTGCCGCCGCCACCGCccccaccaccaccaccaccacaaCTTTTGCCTATGTACCCAATACCGCCTCCAGTACCTAGAGGCGTagctccacctccacctccacctcctaGTGGCCCACCTCCACCACCCCCACCTCTTAGAAGCTCAATACCTCCCCCACCTCCTCTTACACGTGGAGTTCCAACACCACCTCCTCCACCCTTGTTTGGTGGCCCACCTCCACCACCTCCGCCCATAGGAAAGGgcccacctccacctccacctccacctcctccTGGAGCCCCAACACCACCTCCTCCACCCATGTTTGGTGGCCCTCCTCCACCACCTCCGCCCACAGGAAGAAgcccacctccacctccgcctcCGCCAGGAAGACCAACACCACCTCCTACACCCATGTTTGGTGGCCCACCTCCACCACCTC comes from Henckelia pumila isolate YLH828 chromosome 4, ASM3356847v2, whole genome shotgun sequence and encodes:
- the LOC140863631 gene encoding formin-like protein 20 isoform X2; this translates as MALFRRFFYRKPPDRLLEISERVYVFDCCFSTDVLDEDEYRSYMNGIVAQLQDHYPDAAFMVFNFKEGERRSQLSDILSQYDMTVMDYPRQYEGCPLLPLEMIHHFLRSSESWLSLEGQQNVLLMHCERGGWPVLAFMLAGLLLYRKQYTGEQKTLEMVYKQAPRELLHLLSPLNPQPSQLRYLQYISRRNFGSDWPPSDTPLALDCIIFRNLPLYDGGRGCRPVVRVYGQDPSLKESTRSSKLLFSSSKLKKYIRLYSQDECELVKIDIHCRVQGDVVLECIHFDDDLVREEIIFRVMLHTAFVRSNVVMLARDEVDVLWDAKDQFIKEFRSEVLFSDVDSLPFITTIEAVSDDGNETEGASPEEFFEAEEIFSSVIDSQEAKGETDDLTDQASAQVDENRNKEILKDELDHHAFQDCAADEGIHLQGIKLDSNDERLRNGGIKIDSLSGISDVSSNAVTISVNERMHGNSEEASKESLEPRTVMEKIENQGSQQNSIADDDSQKLVVADDDSQKLVKGFSTVTKKQPVTNLKPSSDAISSNKKTKQQESLGPLARQAKPNAVSRWIPSNKESTAIADRPIAPGHGKHSSCPSSLDLSPVQEASSTSLLSSPKIESEAHELSPAPSSPPQPQPPPPPPPPPFSSARAAITFLKSSPPPPPPPSPPLPYSQSTEFSQLLSSIPSTSSSSENTNLSTNLKVTFLPPPPPPPAPPLPSNFSNFQNISPIFPSIPSSPPPPPARPSNLSNFQNVSRILPSVAPSTPRPPWSSGSNVLALSPSSPPPNPPPPPPPPPPPPPPPPPFNHVSVSQKSSDIKMPPPPPPPPPPPPPPFNHVSVSQKSSDIKIPPPPPLTSLSAQFNHQPTPPIYGVPNFPLHGAPPPPPPRPSPLITTVPSPPHAQPPLRPSLGVLPPPPPPPPPLVRAMTPPPPPPPPPPPTPTPTPTPTPTPTNRVLEPLVPCTLQASVPPPPPPPPPPPQLLPMYPIPPPVPRGVAPPPPPPPSGPPPPPPPLRSSIPPPPPLTRGVPTPPPPPLFGGPPPPPPPIGKGPPPPPPPPPPGAPTPPPPPMFGGPPPPPPPTGRSPPPPPPPPGRPTPPPTPMFGGPPPPPPPTGRGPPPPLPGGPTRPPTLGAPPPPMFGGPPPPPPPMFGGPPPPPPPMFGGPPPPPPPIGRGPPPPPPPGGRGPPPPPPPGGRGPPPPPPPGSRAPGPPAPPGPPGVGPPPPPPFGAKGPAVDGRGLSASSGRAARPPGMSAPRRSTLKPLHWSKVTRALQGSLWEELQRYGEPQVAPEFDVSELETLFSATVPKSDSAGGKSGGRRKSAGSKPEKVHMVDLRRANNTEIMLTKVKMPLPDMMAAVLALDESILDADQVENLIKFCPTKEEMELLKGYTGDLDNLGKCEQFFLELMKVPRVESKLRVFLFKILFYSQVSDFKKSLTIVNSSCEEVRQSLKLKEIMKKILYLGNTLNQGTARGAAVGFKLDSLLKLTDTRASNSKMTLMHYLCKVLASKSPSLLDFHKDLISLETASKIQLKSLAEEMQAIIKGLEKVKQELAASENDGPVSETFRKNLTEFVGAAEIEVSSVTNLYSTAGRNADALALYFGEDPAKCPFEQVTATLLNFVRLFQKAREENCKQAELEKKKAEKEAEMENAKGINLTKKGVKD